GATGATCACATCCACACGCTCCCGGGCGCGCGTCGCTGCAAAGCCCTTGGCGCCGCAGGGGACGGAACATGACGAGAGGTGAGGGAGGATATCGTGTTGGTCTGCATGTCAACGCTCCACCGACGCGGCCTTGATCAGCGCAATCACGGTCTCGTTTTCTCTGAGCTGCAGCGCCGCAAGGGCGGTTTCGGTGATCTCGCTCCATAGCCCTTGCCCGTCGGCTAGACAGAGCCGCACCAGGACATGGCCGCGGCGGCTTTCGGCAAAGCTGCAGATGCGCGCGGGAAGGTGGTTGAGCATGCTGATGTCTGCGGGCACGCGGCGCGCCAGCGCCACGTCACGCGCGTACACCCGCAGCCGCGCCCGGGGGCTCGCCGCAATGCCAGGAAAGGTGAGCAGGCTGCCGTCGATGTGCAATTGCGCCAGGCCCTCGGCCAGCGTGCTGGCCTGCCCTTCGAGCACGGCCACCGGCCCGAGGCGGTCGAACAGCGGCGAGTCCGCGCGCATCAGCGCATCGGCCAGCGGTTCCACGCGCAGGATGCGCCCGGCGTCCATGAACACCACGCGCTGCGCCAGACGCTCGATCTCCTCTGGCGCGTGGCTGACCAGCAGCATCGGCAAGCTGCGGCTTTGCGCAAGCTCGGCGATGAGTTCGAGCAGATCGTCCTTGGCGCGCCAGTCCAGCGCAGCCAGCGGCTCGTCGAGCAGCAGCAGCCGCGGCCGCGACAGCAACGCGCGCGCGATCGCCACCCGCTGTTTTTCGCCGCCGGACAGCGCACCGATGCGCCGCTCCAGCAGATGCGCGATGCCGACCGCTTCGGCCTGCGCCTGCACGGCCGCCGCGTCGACGCCGCCGGGGGCGCGGCGCGCGGCAAACTCCAGATTGCCGCGCACGGTGAGGTGCGGAAACAGCGCCGCGTCCTGGAACACATAGCCGACGTTGC
Above is a genomic segment from Thiobacter sp. AK1 containing:
- the modC gene encoding molybdenum ABC transporter ATP-binding protein — its product is MMQEPSDAAVRGELAVRLGAFTLNTGTFSWPLDGITAIFGRSGCGKSTLLRAIAGLIPRVHGRLEVGGVVWLDGARQTPPMARNVGYVFQDAALFPHLTVRGNLEFAARRAPGGVDAAAVQAQAEAVGIAHLLERRIGALSGGEKQRVAIARALLSRPRLLLLDEPLAALDWRAKDDLLELIAELAQSRSLPMLLVSHAPEEIERLAQRVVFMDAGRILRVEPLADALMRADSPLFDRLGPVAVLEGQASTLAEGLAQLHIDGSLLTFPGIAASPRARLRVYARDVALARRVPADISMLNHLPARICSFAESRRGHVLVRLCLADGQGLWSEITETALAALQLRENETVIALIKAASVER